Proteins found in one Paenibacillus borealis genomic segment:
- a CDS encoding metal ABC transporter substrate-binding protein, which translates to MKQLKWLSFIVLISLLTACSNTNEGEAGEDKLQIVATYSIIADMTENIVGDKAEVYSMVPIGTDPHMYDPLPADTGKVSSADLIFYNGLNLETGKGWFQDLLKVTNKNEVAFAVSDEVTPMYLTEKGKETQVDPHAWLDIQNSIKYVDVITKRVIEQDPDNKEYYLNNQTAYVEELNKLDQYAKEEVNKIPQEQRILVTSEGAFKYFSKAYGFESAFIWEINTDSQGTPEQMKRIISIIEENQVPALFLETSVNPKTMETISNETGVPIHSKIFTDSLAKKGEDGDTYIKMIQWNIDKVIEGLSPDK; encoded by the coding sequence ATGAAACAACTCAAATGGCTATCATTTATCGTACTGATCTCACTGCTCACTGCTTGTTCTAATACTAATGAGGGGGAAGCGGGTGAGGATAAGCTGCAGATTGTTGCCACGTACTCCATCATCGCGGATATGACCGAGAATATTGTCGGGGACAAAGCTGAAGTATACAGTATGGTTCCCATCGGAACAGACCCGCATATGTATGATCCATTACCTGCCGATACGGGCAAGGTGTCCAGCGCAGATTTGATTTTCTATAACGGCCTGAATCTGGAGACGGGAAAAGGTTGGTTCCAGGACCTGCTGAAGGTGACGAACAAGAACGAGGTTGCCTTTGCTGTCTCCGATGAAGTGACCCCGATGTACCTGACTGAAAAAGGCAAGGAAACGCAAGTGGACCCTCATGCCTGGCTGGATATCCAGAATTCCATTAAGTACGTGGATGTGATCACCAAACGTGTAATTGAACAGGACCCGGACAACAAGGAGTATTATCTTAACAATCAGACCGCCTACGTGGAGGAACTGAATAAGCTGGACCAATACGCCAAAGAGGAAGTAAATAAGATCCCGCAGGAACAACGGATTCTCGTTACCAGCGAAGGGGCATTCAAGTATTTCTCGAAGGCTTACGGCTTCGAATCGGCTTTCATCTGGGAGATTAATACGGACAGCCAAGGGACGCCGGAGCAAATGAAACGGATCATTAGTATTATTGAAGAGAATCAGGTGCCTGCATTATTCCTGGAGACGAGCGTGAACCCCAAGACGATGGAGACCATCTCTAATGAGACAGGAGTGCCTATACATTCTAAGATCTTCACTGATTCCTTAGCTAAAAAAGGGGAAGACGGCGACACCTACATTAAGATGATTCAATGGAATATCGACAAGGTCATCGAAGGGCTGTCACCGGATAAATGA
- a CDS encoding FTR1 family iron permease, whose translation MAVFLLMLLIIPGQAHAADGNWRKVVEQIDDTLQQALKTYVSGDVAEAKNQVNNAYYGPYEAGQMEKAVKYNISSKRNALIEEEFRQIRKSMTAGASKAQVNQQMSELVDMLQEDAATLSKSDSTPWGIFLSSLVIILREGIEAILVIAAIIAYLLKSGNKDKVKIIYQSALVALGASVLTAIGLKYLFNISGASQENLEGITMLLAVAVLFSMSFWLIGKADAKRWKNYIEGKIQTSITTGNTVTLWLAAFLAVYREGAETVLFYQALVTGQDKQGISMIGLGILVGALALVVIFLVIRLGSLRIPLKPFFIGTSILMYYLAFVFAGEAITELQAGAMISATSVSGFPIISFFGIYPTVESLSAQGLLLLATAIGLIWYLISSRKGTVKPQGKPLQG comes from the coding sequence TTGGCAGTATTTCTGCTGATGTTATTGATCATTCCAGGTCAAGCTCATGCAGCGGACGGCAATTGGCGCAAGGTGGTAGAACAGATAGATGACACTTTGCAGCAAGCGCTGAAGACTTATGTAAGCGGGGATGTCGCAGAGGCCAAGAATCAGGTCAATAATGCGTATTATGGCCCCTATGAAGCCGGACAGATGGAGAAGGCGGTGAAATATAATATTTCATCGAAGCGGAATGCCCTCATTGAGGAAGAGTTCCGCCAGATCCGGAAGTCTATGACGGCAGGGGCGAGCAAGGCCCAGGTCAATCAGCAGATGTCCGAGCTGGTAGACATGCTGCAGGAGGATGCGGCAACGCTGAGTAAGTCCGATAGTACACCATGGGGTATTTTCTTATCGTCACTGGTCATTATCCTGCGCGAAGGTATTGAAGCGATTCTGGTCATCGCCGCGATCATTGCTTATCTGCTCAAGTCAGGCAATAAGGACAAGGTTAAGATTATCTATCAGAGCGCATTAGTGGCACTGGGGGCAAGCGTGCTGACTGCCATCGGGCTCAAATATTTATTCAACATCAGCGGAGCCAGCCAGGAGAACCTGGAAGGGATTACGATGCTGCTGGCCGTCGCCGTGCTGTTCTCGATGAGCTTCTGGTTAATCGGCAAAGCGGATGCCAAACGGTGGAAAAATTACATCGAAGGCAAGATTCAGACATCCATTACGACAGGTAACACGGTAACTCTGTGGCTTGCAGCCTTTCTTGCTGTATACAGAGAAGGCGCAGAAACTGTGCTTTTCTACCAGGCTCTAGTGACTGGACAAGACAAACAAGGAATCAGCATGATCGGGCTGGGAATTCTGGTAGGCGCCTTGGCGCTGGTCGTCATCTTCCTGGTGATCCGGCTTGGAAGTTTGCGGATTCCGCTGAAGCCGTTCTTCATCGGAACCAGCATTCTGATGTACTATCTGGCCTTCGTGTTCGCCGGGGAAGCCATCACTGAGCTTCAAGCCGGAGCAATGATTAGTGCAACTTCGGTCTCCGGATTCCCGATTATCAGTTTCTTCGGAATCTATCCGACGGTCGAGAGCTTATCGGCGCAAGGCCTGTTGCTTCTGGCTACCGCCATAGGGCTAATCTGGTACCTGATCTCTTCCCGCAAAGGAACGGTCAAACCGCAAGGCAAGCCTTTACAGGGCTAA
- a CDS encoding iron transporter, with protein sequence MKQIKNVLMVTGIVLAMSSIMAGCSSDNNSSSNAAASGNNTAVNAPADEAPAFEEFPIGEEQEVDGIKIGALYLQPVDMEPMDKAGLPAAQSDFHLEADIAALEGNETGFGIGEFIPYLTVHYQIKAKDTDTVVSEGTFMPMNASDGAHYGANVKLPGAGTYVLNYVVESPEKMDYLLHTDDATGVTGRFWQEPIDLTWEFSWVPRTW encoded by the coding sequence ATGAAACAAATTAAAAATGTATTGATGGTTACCGGAATTGTACTCGCAATGTCTTCCATAATGGCAGGTTGTAGTTCGGACAACAACAGCAGCAGCAATGCCGCGGCATCAGGCAATAATACGGCAGTCAATGCTCCGGCGGATGAAGCGCCGGCTTTTGAAGAATTCCCGATTGGGGAAGAGCAGGAAGTGGATGGCATTAAGATTGGCGCCTTGTACCTGCAGCCGGTAGATATGGAGCCTATGGATAAAGCTGGCTTGCCAGCCGCACAGTCTGACTTCCACCTTGAAGCAGATATTGCTGCACTCGAAGGGAATGAAACGGGCTTTGGCATCGGCGAGTTCATTCCTTACCTGACTGTTCATTATCAGATCAAAGCCAAAGATACAGACACCGTTGTCTCTGAAGGCACCTTCATGCCGATGAATGCTTCGGACGGCGCGCACTATGGAGCTAACGTTAAACTGCCGGGCGCAGGTACTTATGTTCTGAACTATGTAGTAGAATCACCCGAGAAAATGGATTATCTGCTGCACACGGATGATGCGACTGGGGTTACCGGCCGCTTCTGGCAGGAGCCGATCGACTTGACTTGGGAATTCTCCTGGGTACCAAGAACCTGGTAA
- a CDS encoding Fe-S-containing protein: protein MLKATVITLSNGFEIALIISVLIVWLRHTGNSRFSKWIYSGTAASAVISWAVLYLLKWSGPKKESFTGWTMAVSFILEIALLIWVLRERKLHARKNNAAQLLWGRGGSRTVFIFLTAVCLTVLPVMRILQFPSSIFIQTYSVVNTELILTFTGGLLGLVCSLMFGLSFLRSTRTLSARSSVAGSVLLLSAMMLNQLFTVAQILFARGIFPLTPLTMKILVPIINNMDKYLYVLLGASFIWTVTVLLSFIRRQEKLSETWNPAVQRKFKARVRNDKRWLAAIAALMVLVPALLSVEAVLANQVIELSPAEPVTPDASHQIVIPQASVDDRNLHRFGYTAADGTIVRFIIIRKSETMYGIGFDACKICGSSGYYQKGNKVICRKCDVIMNIPTIGFEGGCNPIPLAYHMDKGNLVIASSDLEKETATFHQEDLFQH, encoded by the coding sequence ATGTTAAAAGCTACTGTGATTACACTCAGCAACGGTTTTGAGATCGCGCTGATTATATCCGTTCTTATTGTATGGCTCCGCCATACCGGAAACAGCCGCTTCAGCAAATGGATCTATTCCGGGACAGCTGCTTCAGCCGTTATCAGCTGGGCAGTACTATACCTGCTGAAATGGTCCGGTCCGAAGAAAGAAAGCTTCACCGGCTGGACCATGGCTGTGTCCTTCATCCTGGAGATTGCATTGCTAATCTGGGTGCTCAGGGAAAGAAAGCTTCACGCCCGGAAGAACAATGCAGCACAATTGCTGTGGGGCAGAGGCGGCTCGAGGACTGTATTCATTTTCCTCACCGCTGTCTGCCTGACCGTGCTGCCCGTGATGCGCATTCTGCAGTTTCCAAGCAGCATCTTCATCCAGACATACAGTGTAGTCAACACGGAGCTTATTCTTACGTTCACTGGCGGCTTACTCGGCTTGGTATGCAGCTTAATGTTCGGCCTGTCTTTTCTAAGAAGCACACGAACACTTTCAGCCCGCAGCTCTGTGGCTGGAAGTGTCTTGCTTCTGTCCGCGATGATGCTTAACCAGCTGTTTACTGTTGCGCAAATTTTGTTCGCCAGAGGGATCTTCCCGTTAACTCCGCTGACGATGAAAATTCTGGTGCCGATCATTAACAACATGGATAAATACCTGTATGTATTGCTGGGAGCTTCTTTTATCTGGACCGTAACGGTCTTATTGTCGTTTATCCGGAGACAAGAAAAGCTGTCGGAGACGTGGAATCCTGCAGTCCAGCGCAAATTCAAAGCCCGGGTACGCAATGACAAGCGCTGGCTGGCAGCCATTGCCGCTCTTATGGTGCTTGTTCCTGCTTTACTCAGTGTTGAGGCGGTGCTGGCAAACCAAGTCATCGAATTGTCTCCGGCAGAGCCGGTTACTCCTGATGCCAGCCACCAGATCGTGATTCCGCAAGCTTCAGTAGATGACCGGAATCTGCACAGATTCGGATACACCGCCGCAGATGGTACGATTGTACGCTTCATTATTATCCGCAAGTCCGAAACGATGTACGGGATCGGCTTCGATGCCTGTAAAATCTGCGGATCATCAGGATACTATCAGAAGGGGAACAAGGTCATTTGCCGGAAATGCGATGTCATTATGAATATTCCGACCATCGGGTTCGAGGGCGGCTGTAATCCGATCCCGCTGGCCTATCACATGGATAAAGGCAATCTCGTTATTGCCAGCAGTGACCTCGAGAAGGAAACCGCTACGTTTCATCAGGAGGATCTTTTCCAGCATTAA
- a CDS encoding ABC transporter permease — protein MFVRMLAKAFTVGFKGKILLIVTIAFGASLATAMLNVSLDVGDKMNRELKTYGANLQVLPKMDALPAEIDGVDFNPLADREFIDEQELPKIKTIFWAYNIVAFTPYLEASANLDNVNHPVAVVGTWFNKDLDLPTGEQINTGIRQLKTWWQVDGDWVKDDDGSTALVGSALAGQLGLTPGQTVDVNIEAGGVSKRVPLKVAGILSGGGTDDDKIFVSLSTLQQTTGLAGKVGRVEVSALTTPENELARRAALNPDRLSAKDYETWYCTAYVSAIAYQIEKALPGTEAKVIRQVAESEGMILTKIQLLMFILTAAALISSGLGISGLMTTKVLERSKEIGLMKALGAQSSAVLLLFVMEAVISGLAGGLLGYGAGLGFAQIIDRTVFDTSLSFKGLVLPLVLLLSVLLTLAGSFSAMRMVIRLQPANVMRGGR, from the coding sequence ATGTTTGTTCGAATGCTCGCCAAAGCGTTTACTGTGGGCTTCAAGGGCAAGATTCTGCTCATTGTCACCATTGCCTTCGGAGCGTCCCTTGCGACGGCTATGCTGAACGTATCTCTGGATGTCGGCGATAAAATGAACCGGGAACTCAAAACCTACGGCGCCAACCTGCAGGTTCTCCCGAAAATGGATGCCTTGCCTGCGGAAATCGACGGAGTGGACTTCAATCCGCTGGCCGACAGAGAGTTCATTGATGAGCAAGAGCTGCCCAAGATCAAGACGATCTTCTGGGCCTATAATATAGTAGCCTTTACTCCGTATCTGGAGGCTTCCGCCAACTTGGATAACGTGAACCATCCTGTAGCGGTGGTCGGCACCTGGTTCAATAAAGATCTGGATCTTCCTACGGGGGAACAGATTAACACAGGCATCCGGCAGCTCAAAACATGGTGGCAGGTGGATGGAGATTGGGTGAAGGACGATGACGGCAGCACTGCGCTTGTAGGTTCAGCCCTGGCTGGACAGCTTGGGTTAACACCCGGACAGACCGTGGACGTCAATATTGAAGCTGGCGGTGTCAGCAAGAGAGTACCGCTGAAAGTAGCAGGAATCTTAAGCGGCGGAGGAACGGATGATGACAAAATCTTCGTCTCTCTCAGCACACTGCAGCAGACAACCGGTCTTGCCGGCAAGGTAGGCAGAGTTGAAGTAAGTGCGCTGACCACCCCGGAGAACGAGCTGGCCCGCAGGGCGGCGCTGAATCCGGACCGGCTGTCCGCGAAGGATTATGAGACCTGGTATTGCACCGCGTATGTCAGTGCGATTGCCTATCAGATTGAGAAGGCATTGCCTGGTACGGAAGCTAAGGTCATCCGGCAGGTTGCTGAATCCGAAGGGATGATTCTGACCAAAATCCAGCTGTTGATGTTCATTCTTACAGCTGCTGCGTTAATCAGTTCCGGTCTCGGAATCTCCGGCCTGATGACAACTAAAGTGCTGGAAAGAAGCAAGGAGATCGGCCTCATGAAAGCGCTGGGGGCACAGAGCTCCGCCGTACTGCTGTTATTTGTGATGGAAGCCGTTATCTCCGGGCTTGCGGGTGGACTCCTCGGTTACGGTGCGGGACTTGGTTTCGCCCAGATTATAGACCGCACTGTATTCGATACCTCACTTTCGTTCAAAGGACTGGTTCTGCCGCTTGTCCTGCTGCTCTCCGTGCTGCTCACCCTGGCCGGAAGCTTCTCGGCCATGCGGATGGTTATCCGTCTGCAGCCAGCTAATGTAATGAGGGGCGGGAGATAA
- a CDS encoding ABC transporter permease encodes MRKSTMFIRMLISSFQLRKSRMLIALFAIIVGTAVISGLLSVYYDINIKMGMEFRSYGANLILTPTSESQNKVFPESTAEEIAGIFPQQDVVGYTSNLYGLVKINSRRLVVVGTWFDQIPKITPYWEITGTMDTDRNASGTVLVGKDLAEKLGYKIGTVLPLQDEVSGNEQKVTVTGTISSGGTEDNQIFINLADAQKLFHQEGQANAAYFSITGEGLDAAALAVNQNYPHMKLSPIKQISGSETVMLDKISSLVYIVVIIILLSTLLCVATTMMTMVMERKQEIALKKVLGAQNKALSLEFLSEAGVLALAGTLVGLVFGYFLAQVIGQSVFHSSISFRWAVIPLVTVTALLVAGLASLIPLRSVIGIEPAVVLKGE; translated from the coding sequence ATGCGCAAATCAACGATGTTCATTAGAATGCTGATCAGCTCCTTTCAACTGCGGAAATCAAGAATGTTAATTGCGCTATTCGCTATCATTGTCGGAACCGCGGTAATCTCGGGCCTGCTAAGCGTGTATTATGATATCAATATCAAGATGGGGATGGAATTCCGCTCGTATGGCGCGAATCTGATCCTCACGCCAACGTCCGAATCGCAGAACAAGGTATTTCCAGAGAGTACTGCAGAGGAGATTGCCGGTATATTCCCGCAGCAGGATGTCGTCGGATATACGTCTAACCTCTATGGTCTGGTGAAGATCAATTCCCGCAGACTGGTGGTTGTCGGTACCTGGTTCGATCAGATTCCGAAGATCACACCCTACTGGGAAATTACCGGAACTATGGACACAGACCGGAATGCCTCCGGTACCGTGCTAGTCGGGAAGGACTTAGCCGAGAAGCTGGGCTACAAGATCGGAACGGTGCTTCCGCTTCAGGATGAAGTCTCAGGTAACGAGCAGAAGGTTACGGTAACCGGGACGATCAGCAGCGGCGGGACAGAGGATAATCAAATTTTCATTAATCTAGCAGATGCCCAGAAGCTGTTTCATCAGGAAGGCCAAGCAAATGCGGCATACTTCAGTATTACCGGGGAGGGACTGGATGCAGCAGCCTTAGCGGTCAATCAGAACTATCCACATATGAAGCTTAGTCCGATCAAGCAGATTTCCGGTTCTGAGACGGTCATGCTGGACAAAATCAGCTCGCTGGTCTATATCGTCGTGATCATTATTCTCTTATCTACTCTACTATGCGTAGCCACCACGATGATGACGATGGTGATGGAGCGCAAACAGGAAATTGCCCTGAAAAAGGTGCTGGGCGCCCAGAATAAAGCTCTGTCTCTGGAGTTTCTGAGCGAAGCCGGGGTGCTGGCGCTGGCAGGAACCCTTGTAGGATTGGTGTTCGGCTATTTCCTGGCCCAGGTCATCGGGCAAAGTGTATTCCATTCCTCTATATCCTTCCGCTGGGCAGTCATTCCGCTTGTCACGGTTACTGCGCTGCTGGTAGCCGGTCTGGCTTCGCTGATTCCGCTCAGATCCGTCATCGGTATTGAGCCGGCTGTAGTACTCAAAGGGGAATAA
- a CDS encoding ABC transporter ATP-binding protein, with protein MSILEISGVSKKYGSLHALKDITFSVEPGEWLSIMGSSGSGKSTMLNMIGLMDKPSSGQVKIDGIATSSMSSRKLTEIRKDKIGLVFQQFHLIPHLTALENVMVAQYYHSMPDEKEAAAALARVGLEGRAKHLPRQLSGGEQQRVCIARALINYPALILADEPTGNLDEANEEIVLDLFQELHQEGHTIIMVTHAPEVGELAERQIRLEHGVIKEIRMPDKVVAVGQELVIK; from the coding sequence ATGAGTATTCTGGAAATCTCCGGAGTGAGTAAGAAATATGGCAGTCTGCATGCCTTGAAGGATATCACATTCAGTGTGGAGCCGGGGGAATGGCTGTCGATCATGGGCTCCTCCGGTTCAGGAAAGAGCACGATGCTCAATATGATCGGTCTTATGGACAAACCAAGCAGCGGCCAGGTGAAGATAGACGGCATAGCCACCAGCTCAATGAGCTCCAGGAAGCTGACGGAGATCCGCAAAGATAAAATCGGACTGGTCTTCCAGCAGTTTCACCTGATCCCGCATCTTACGGCACTGGAGAATGTTATGGTTGCCCAGTACTATCACAGTATGCCTGACGAGAAGGAGGCAGCGGCGGCCCTGGCCAGAGTAGGTCTGGAAGGGCGCGCCAAGCATTTGCCGCGCCAGCTGTCCGGCGGGGAACAGCAGCGGGTATGTATCGCCAGAGCGCTGATCAATTACCCGGCGCTGATTCTGGCCGATGAGCCGACAGGGAACCTGGATGAGGCTAATGAAGAGATTGTGCTGGATCTGTTCCAGGAGCTGCATCAGGAAGGGCACACGATTATTATGGTGACCCATGCGCCGGAGGTCGGGGAACTGGCCGAACGGCAAATCAGGCTGGAGCACGGAGTCATCAAGGAGATCCGGATGCCGGATAAGGTTGTTGCTGTCGGGCAGGAGCTGGTTATTAAGTGA
- a CDS encoding SDR family NAD(P)-dependent oxidoreductase, translated as MENRWAMVTGADRGVGLSLVKALLEQGYHVFAGQYLQENNEHLEQLKTVYDQQLQVLTLDISDGDSVQQAVEAIAACTDRVEILINNGAILGDMKMTVQDTLDFEEMEQVFRVNTLGSLRMSNGLIESILRSDSKLIVNISSEAGSIGTCWRNSWYAYCMSKAALNMQSQLIHNQISAQGGKVMVVHPGHVQTYMQGQLDTTGSLTADESAESIMQQIENRLKPDYGQEELTLIDYAGNTLPW; from the coding sequence TTGGAGAATCGATGGGCTATGGTTACGGGTGCTGACCGGGGGGTTGGACTGAGTCTGGTTAAGGCACTGCTTGAGCAGGGTTATCATGTGTTTGCCGGGCAATATCTGCAGGAGAACAATGAACACTTGGAGCAACTGAAGACAGTTTATGATCAGCAGCTGCAGGTGCTGACGCTGGATATAAGCGACGGGGATAGTGTCCAACAAGCAGTGGAGGCTATAGCAGCTTGCACGGACCGGGTGGAAATACTGATTAACAACGGGGCCATTCTGGGTGATATGAAGATGACGGTTCAGGATACGCTGGATTTCGAAGAAATGGAGCAGGTCTTCCGGGTGAACACACTAGGCTCGCTGCGGATGTCGAACGGCTTAATCGAATCTATTCTCCGGAGTGACAGCAAGCTGATCGTCAACATTTCATCAGAAGCAGGAAGTATTGGAACCTGCTGGCGCAACAGCTGGTACGCTTACTGCATGTCCAAGGCTGCGCTTAATATGCAGTCTCAGCTGATTCATAATCAGATTTCAGCGCAGGGCGGCAAAGTAATGGTTGTTCATCCCGGACATGTCCAGACTTATATGCAAGGCCAGCTGGATACAACCGGAAGCCTCACGGCTGATGAATCTGCAGAATCTATTATGCAGCAGATAGAGAATCGCCTGAAGCCGGATTACGGGCAGGAAGAGCTCACTCTGATCGACTATGCCGGTAATACGCTGCCCTGGTAA
- a CDS encoding GNAT family N-acetyltransferase, whose product MTEQKKRPEVGIEPWDAGDFGLLQQLNSPEMTVFLGGPETEEKLQSRHKRYCEIAGTGTGRMFKILLLPELEVVGSVGYWDRTWQGEPVYELGWSVLTAYQGQGIAAEATFKAIAMIHSEQKHRYIHAFPKVIHSASNAICRKLGFTLMGECDFEYPLGTMIRCNDWRLALYLKVNI is encoded by the coding sequence ATGACAGAACAGAAGAAAAGGCCTGAGGTAGGCATTGAACCTTGGGATGCCGGAGATTTCGGATTGCTGCAGCAATTGAATTCTCCCGAGATGACTGTGTTCCTTGGAGGACCGGAAACGGAGGAGAAGCTCCAGTCCCGTCATAAACGTTACTGTGAGATTGCCGGAACTGGAACAGGGAGAATGTTCAAGATCCTCTTGCTGCCAGAGCTTGAAGTTGTCGGCAGTGTGGGCTACTGGGATCGGACTTGGCAAGGGGAGCCGGTGTATGAGCTGGGATGGAGCGTGTTAACTGCTTATCAGGGACAAGGCATAGCTGCAGAAGCAACCTTTAAGGCCATAGCTATGATCCATTCAGAACAGAAGCACAGGTATATTCATGCTTTTCCCAAAGTCATCCATTCTGCTTCAAACGCCATTTGCCGTAAGCTGGGCTTCACATTAATGGGTGAATGTGATTTTGAATATCCTTTAGGGACGATGATCCGGTGCAACGACTGGAGATTGGCACTGTACCTGAAAGTTAATATTTAA
- a CDS encoding carboxymuconolactone decarboxylase family protein has translation MDITEAAKKYHERMFPGYESKLEVTDPEFIERFDNFAFDEVVHQDDLDDRTRVMAILSVLIGCQGIDEFKAMLPAALNFGVTPVEAKEIVYQSVAYLGIGRVLPFLNVLNDVLTAGGVELPLPGQATTTMETRLEAGIQAQVDIFGESMQEFWKSGPEESRHINQWLAANCFGDYYTRKGLDLKQREMITFCFLYAQGGCEPQATSHAAANFRLGNDKEFLIKVISQCLPFIGYPRSLNALRCVNEAAAKS, from the coding sequence ATGGACATTACAGAAGCCGCAAAGAAATACCATGAAAGAATGTTCCCGGGCTATGAATCCAAGCTTGAGGTAACAGATCCCGAGTTTATTGAGCGGTTTGATAATTTTGCATTCGATGAAGTAGTTCATCAGGATGATTTGGATGACCGGACCCGTGTGATGGCCATTCTATCTGTATTAATCGGCTGTCAGGGAATTGATGAGTTCAAAGCTATGCTGCCAGCAGCCCTGAACTTTGGCGTTACACCGGTGGAGGCCAAGGAAATTGTCTATCAGTCCGTCGCTTATCTCGGCATTGGCAGAGTTCTACCCTTCCTGAATGTGCTGAATGATGTATTAACTGCCGGAGGTGTGGAGCTTCCTCTACCGGGGCAGGCCACAACAACTATGGAAACGCGTCTTGAAGCGGGGATTCAGGCGCAGGTGGATATTTTTGGCGAGAGCATGCAGGAATTCTGGAAATCAGGCCCGGAGGAGAGCCGGCACATCAATCAATGGCTTGCAGCGAATTGCTTCGGCGATTACTACACCCGGAAGGGACTGGACCTCAAACAACGAGAGATGATTACCTTCTGCTTCCTGTATGCCCAAGGCGGATGTGAACCGCAGGCAACCAGTCATGCCGCAGCAAATTTCAGGCTTGGAAATGATAAGGAGTTCTTGATCAAGGTCATTTCTCAATGCCTGCCTTTCATCGGTTATCCGCGCAGTCTGAACGCGCTCCGGTGTGTGAATGAAGCAGCCGCGAAATCATAG